In Desulfobacteraceae bacterium, the genomic window TTGCGTGCGCGAAAGAGATAGTGGTGGGCCAGGTCGTCTGGTTTGGGAGGGGGGTACGGGGGGGTATCCCCCCCGGGGTGGTCCGGGGAAAGGAGATTCTGGGTTTTGTTTTGAAGGCGAAGCTCCGGGGTGGGCGATCAAAAAATCAGTGGTCGCCAACCCTGGTGGGAATCCAGGCCCGAAAATTTGGTGGGGCTAAAGTGGGGCTAATTTCGATAAAAGAAAAAGGGGCCACAGCCCGATCACTGTAACCCCTTGATTTAATTGGTGCGCCCGGCAGGATTCGAACCTGCGACCTACGGATTCGTAGTCCGGCACTCTATCCAGCTGAGCTACGGGCGCAAATGAATTCCAGTTGAAATTCGAAAGCCTAATAAGCTAAAGTGGCGTTCTTGTCAACGATTAGTTCGGAATTCTCCCAACGCACGGGCAGATTCCGGCCGGCCCCGGCGAGCCGGCCGAGGTGCCCCAGCAAAGCCCTTTATGTTAAACGATCCTCTTGAAATGATGCGGCTTGCGCTGGCTGAGGCCTTCAAGGCCGCGGCCGTGGGGGAAGTGCCGGTGGGGGCGGTGCTGGTTTCGGCAACAGGTGAAATTCTTGCCAGGGGGCACAACCAGCCAGTGACCCGAAACGACCCCACGGCGCACGCCGAAATCCTGGCTCTGCGCCAGGCGGCCGAAAAAGTGGGTAATTACCGTCTGCCCGGCACCACCCTGTATGTGACCCTGGAACCTTGCATCATGTGCATGGGCGCGCTGCTGCATGCCCGGGTGGCGCGGCTGGTGTACGGGGCGCCGGATCCCAAGGGGGGAGCGGCGGAGAGCCTCTACCGAATAGCGGCGGACGCGCGCCTGAATCACCGGATCGAGACCGTGAGCGGTGTTCGCTTGGCGGAATGCCGGAGGATCCTCCAGGATTTTTTCCGGGCGCGTCGGAAATCTGTTGCAAACGCCCCAGCCATGCCTTAGAAAGTCAAGGTTTTGCAAAATTGGCGGGCAAAACTTCAATACGATCGCGAGAAGGAGAAGCCGGTGGCAAACATTGTGGTTGTGGGCACCCAGTGGGGGGATGAGGGCAAGGGCAAAATCGTCGATCTCTTGGCGGAGTACGCCGACAGCGTGGTACGCTTCCAGGGCGGCAACAACGCCGGGCACACCATGGTGGTCAAGGGTCAGCAGTTCATCAGTCACCTCGTGCCCTCGGGAATTTTGCAGAACAAGACCTGCTTTATCGGAAACGGCATGGTGGTCGATCCCGAGGTTCTGATCGAGGAGATCGAGTACCTGAACGCCTGCGGTGTAGCCGTCACCCCTGAAAATCTGCGGATCAGCGAGCGAGCCCACGTCATCATGCCCTACCACAAACAGGTCGACAATGCCCGCGAGCGCCTCAAGGGCGACAAGAAAATCGGCACCACCGGCCGTGGCATCGGCCCCTGCTACGAAGACAAGGCCACCCGCCGGGGGATTCGCTTCGCGGAATTGATAAGCGCCGGCATTTTCAGGGAGCGGCTGATCCCCATTCTGGATGAGAAGAATTTCTACCTGGAACACTACCTGAAGGACGAGCCCCTGTCCTTTGAGGCGATCATCGCGTCTTACGAGGGATTTGCCCGCAAACTGGCGCCCTTTGTCACCAACATATCGGTGGAACTGTCGCGTTCAATCGCCGACGGCGCCCAGGTGCTTTTTGAAGGTGCCCAAGGCACCCATCTCGATATCGACCACGGCACCTACCCGTTTGTGACCTCCTCCAACACCGTCGCCGGCAACGCTTGCAGCGGCTCCGGTGTCGGGCCGCGGGTGATCACCGGCGTGTTGGGGATCGCCAAGGCCTACACCACCCGGGTCGGCGAAGGCCCCTTCCCCACCGAACTCTTCGACGAGACCGGCGATCAGATCCAGCAGCGCGGGGCGGAATTCGGCGCCACCACCGGCCGCAAGCGCCGCTGCGGCTGGCTGGATACGGTCATCGTGCGCAACGCCGCCCGCTTAAACAGCTTAAGCGGCCTGGCGATCACCAAGCTTGACGTTCTCGGCGGCCAGGAGCAGATCAAGATCTGCAACGCATACAGCCACAACGGCCAGGTGTTGAAGGAATTTCCCACCAGCCTCACAATTCTGGCGGAATGCGAGCCTGTTTATGAGACCCTGCCCGGTTGGTCCGAAGACATCCGCGCCATCCGCCGCTTCGACGACCTGCCGCCAAACGCCCGCGATTATCTCAAGTGCATCGAAGCGCTGACGGGCGTTTCGATTGAGATCGTGTCCGTCGGGCCCGGACGCGACGAAACCGTTATTCTTAAAAACCAGTTCGCCCGCTGACGATCTATCGAACCGCGCCCAACCCGACAGCTTTTGAAAAACCCCCGCCCGGGCTGCCCGAACATCAGGGCCCCGGAAAGCCCATGGGATGCAAGTGGGGAAGCGTCCGGGCTTTTTGCAGCCTTCTCAACTTTTGATTGACAAGCGCCGGCTTGTGGCTTAAAAAACTTCCACATGTTGTCGGGACGTGGCTCAGTCTGGTAGAGCACAGCGTTCGGGACGCTGGGGTCGCTGGTTCAAATCCAGTCGTCCCGACCACAATAAAAACATTTAGTTAGGGCGCCTTTCGGGGCGCCCTCTCTTTTGGGCTTCTGGCTAATCCTTGATGGACCGGTAAAAAGTCATCTCATTCTACCTTGCTGAAAAAATTGAAAAACCCGCTAATTTCCTCTTGCCTTCCGCGGCCCTCTATGGTATGAAAACCCATATGATTACGGCAGCTTAATCGGGGGAAGGCATGATTCGCATCAAAGACCACAAACAGCAACATCTCTTCGACCCATGGAGCTTTCTGAGCTCCAAACGGCGGCAGATACTGGAAGAGGGGTGGCCGGGGCTTTTCCGGGAGCATCTTTTGGAGGAGTTGCCCGTTGAGCAATTGGCTTCCTTTTTTTCCAGCGACTCCGGCAGGCCGACCAAAGAACTGCACACCGTGCTGGGGGTGCTGTTGCTGCAGCAGGCGCTGGACCTCAGCGACAAGCCCGCCATCGATCAGCTCTGCTTCAAAATCCAGTGGCACTTTGCGCTCAACATCCCCGAGGAAAGCGATGAGGCCAAATACATCAGCGAAAAGACCCTCTATTCCAGCCGCCAGAGACTCATCGAAAAAGGCCTGGACCAGATCATCTTCGAGCAAACAGGCCAAAAGCTGGCCGCGGTGTTTGGAGTTGATCCTGAAAAACAGCGCCTCGACTCGGTGCACATCCGCTCAAATATGCGCAAACTGGGGCGCATCAGGATCTTCAGCCAGACGATCTTAAAGTTTCTGGTAAACCTAAAACGGCACCACCGCGACCTGTTTGACGGCATTAACCCGGAGGTGACGGCGCGCTACTGGGGCAAGAAAGCCCAGTCCGCCTTTTCCCTGGTCAAACCCTCGGAATCGGGGAAAACGCTTAAAACCGTCAGCACCGATTTATTTGATCTGATCGAGCAGTTCAAGGACCAGCCGGCTGTTTGCGCCATGCACAGCTTCAAGCTGATGCAGCGGGTGCTCTCCGATCA contains:
- the tadA gene encoding tRNA adenosine(34) deaminase TadA codes for the protein MLNDPLEMMRLALAEAFKAAAVGEVPVGAVLVSATGEILARGHNQPVTRNDPTAHAEILALRQAAEKVGNYRLPGTTLYVTLEPCIMCMGALLHARVARLVYGAPDPKGGAAESLYRIAADARLNHRIETVSGVRLAECRRILQDFFRARRKSVANAPAMP
- a CDS encoding adenylosuccinate synthase; translation: MANIVVVGTQWGDEGKGKIVDLLAEYADSVVRFQGGNNAGHTMVVKGQQFISHLVPSGILQNKTCFIGNGMVVDPEVLIEEIEYLNACGVAVTPENLRISERAHVIMPYHKQVDNARERLKGDKKIGTTGRGIGPCYEDKATRRGIRFAELISAGIFRERLIPILDEKNFYLEHYLKDEPLSFEAIIASYEGFARKLAPFVTNISVELSRSIADGAQVLFEGAQGTHLDIDHGTYPFVTSSNTVAGNACSGSGVGPRVITGVLGIAKAYTTRVGEGPFPTELFDETGDQIQQRGAEFGATTGRKRRCGWLDTVIVRNAARLNSLSGLAITKLDVLGGQEQIKICNAYSHNGQVLKEFPTSLTILAECEPVYETLPGWSEDIRAIRRFDDLPPNARDYLKCIEALTGVSIEIVSVGPGRDETVILKNQFAR